One Clupea harengus chromosome 11, Ch_v2.0.2, whole genome shotgun sequence DNA window includes the following coding sequences:
- the ubr5 gene encoding E3 ubiquitin-protein ligase UBR5 isoform X10: protein MTSIHFVVHPLPGTEDQLNDRLREVSEKLNKYNYNSHPHLSLLEQATLKQCVVGPNHAGFLLEDGRVCRIGFAVQPDRLELGKADGTEGSKLSSGSGAGRSSRPGRTSDPPWFLPGSDTLGRLAGNTLGSRWSSGVNGGGSGGGGGSSGGGGAGGGSGSSGAGGGGGGGGGGGGGGGSSGRSSTAARDSRRQTRVIRTGRDRGSGLLGSQPQPVIPASVIPEELISQAQVVLQGKSRSVIIRELQRTNLDVNLAVNNLLSRDDEDGDDGDDTASESYLPGEDLMSLLDADIHSAHPSVIIDADAMFSEDISYFGYPSFRRSSLSRLSSSRVLLLPLERDSELLRERESVLRLRERRWLDGASFDAERGSTSREGEPNLDKKSAPLQSPVSLSEELQWWPDKDGTRFVSIASLYSELVAVSSKGELYQWKWSDPEPYRNAQNPSIHHPRVTSLGLTNEKITLLSANSIRATVATESNKVATWVDDSLSTVASKLEHGAQSFPELQGERIVSLHCCALYTCAQLENSLYWWGVVPFSQRKKMLEKARAKNKKPKSSAGISSIPNITVGTQVCLRNNPLYHAGAVAFSVNAGIPKVGMLLESVWNMNESCRFQLRSPESLKNMEKSTKTQETKTESKPELVKTEMGPPPSPASTCSDASSIASSASLPYKRRRSTPAPKEEEKVNEEQWPLREVVFVEDVKNVPVGKVLKVDGAYVAVKFPGTSSSVSSQSAAPTDSDPSSLLQDCRLLRIDELQVVKTGGTPKVPDCFQRTPKKLCIPEKAEILAVNVDSKGVHAVLKTGSWVRYCIFDLATGKAEQENHFPTSNQAFLGQSERNVAIFTAGQESPIILRDGNGTIYPMAKDCMGGIRDPDWLDLPPITSLGMGVHSLANLPSNSTIKKKAAVIIMAVEKQTLMQHVLRCDYEACRQYLAGLEQAVLLEQNPHALDALLGHRCDGNRNVLHASVSVCFPVSNKETKEEEEAERSERNTFAERLSAVEAIANAISVVSSNSSGNRTGSSSSRGLRLREMMRRSLRAAGLGRHESGPSSSDHQDPVSPPIAPPSWVPDPPPMDPDGDIDFILAPAVGSLTTASTGTSQGPSTSTIPAGPSTEPSVVESKDRKANAHLILKLMCDSVVLRPHLRQLLSAKDARGMTPFMLAVSGRAYPAAITVLEAAQKIAKGESGSGDKEDADSLFMEMICPSGTNPDDSPLYVLCCNDTCSFTWTGAEHINQDIFECRTCGLLESLCCCTECARVCHKGHDCKLKRTSPTAYCDCWEKCKCKTLIAGQKAARLDLLYRLLTTTNLVTTPNSRGEHILLFLVQTVARQSVEHCQYRPPRIREDRNRKAASAEDSDMPDHDLEPPRFAQLALERVLQDWNALKSMIMFGSQENKDPLSASSRIAHLLPEEQVYLNQQSGTIRLDCFTHCLIVKCAPDITFIDTLLGTLVKELQNKYTPGRRDEAVIVTRRFLRSVARVFVILSVEMASSKKKNNFIPQPIGKCRRVFQALLPYATEELCNVAESLIVPVRMGIARPTAPFTLASTSIDAVQGSEELFSVEPLPPRPSPDQSSNSSQAASSYIIRTPQPHRSSQSQPVRGRDEEQDDIVSADVEEVEVVEGVAGEEDHHDDQEEQGEENAEAEGQHDEHDEDGSDMELDLLAAAETESDSESNHSNQDNASGRRSVVTAATAGSEAGASSVPAFFSEDDSQSNDSSDSDSSSSQSDDVDQETFLVDEPLERTTGMAHANSAAQAPRSMQWAVRTTPNQRTAGGAPSSTSTPAGQRALPPQPASSTGLIYIDPSNLRRSSAISNSAAVAAAALEASNSSSYLTSASSLARAYSIVIRQISDLMGLIPKYNHLVYSQYPAAVKLTYQDAVNLQNFVEDKLIPTWNWMVSIMDSTEAQLRYGSALSSAGDPGHPSHPLHASQHAGRRERMTAREEASLRTLEGRRRAATLLTARQGMMSARGDFLNYALSLMRSHNDEHSDVLPVLDVCSLKHVAYVFQALIYWIKAMNQQTTLDTPQMDRKRNREILELGLDNEDSEHENDEDTNQSFALEYQEGHKRKAVRQKHGKKKRAAVKGSTLQDKDDDPVPAETGQNHSFFRRSDSMTFLGCIPPNPFEVPLAEAIPLADQPHLLQPNARKEDLFGRPSQGLYSSSYMASKGLADMSADRNCLEILPTKMSYSANMKNVMSMELRPREELAAAEQEMDTSKPGPSPHDLAAQLKSSLLAEIGLTESDGPPLPSFRPHCSFMGMVISHDMLLGRWRLSLELFGRVFMEDVGAEPGSILTELGGFEVKESKFRREMEKLRNLQSRDLALEVDRDRDQLIQQTMRQLNTHFGRRCTTTPMAVHRVKVTFKDEPGEGSGVARSFYTAIAQAFLSNEKLPNLDCVQSVSKGMQASNLMQRLRNRDRERERRSGGLRAGSRRDRDRDSRRQLSIDTRPFRPASEGNPSDEPDPLPAHRQALGERLYPRVHAMQPAFASKITGMLLELSPAQLLLLLASEDSLRARVEEAMELLIAHGRENGADSILDLGVLDAPEKAQQENRKRHGSTRSVVDMELDDPDDGDDNAPLFYQPGKRGFYSPRPGKNTEARLNCFRNIGRILGLCLLQNELCPITLNRHVIKVLLGRKVNWHDFAFFDPVMYESLRQLILHSQAGEAEAVFSAMDLAFAIDLCKEEGAGQVELLTGGVNMPVTPLNVYEYVRKYAEHRMLVVAEQPLHAMRKGLLDVLPKNALEDLTAEDFRLLVNGCGEVNVQMLISFTSFNDESGENAEKLLQFKRWFWSIVEKMSMTERQDLVYFWTSSPSLPASEEGFQPMPSITIRPPDDQHLPTANTCISRLYVPLYSSKQILKQKLLLAIKTKNFGFV, encoded by the exons CCACCCCCACCTCAGTCTTCTTGAGCAGGCCACATTGAAACAGTGTGTGGTTGGACCAAACCATGCTGGTTTTCTCCTTGAG GATGGGCGTGTGTGTCGGATTGGCTTTGCCGTCCAGCCCGATCGCCTGGAGCTGGGGAAAGCAGACGGCACTGAGGG TTCAAAGTTGAGCAGTGGGTCAGGGGCAGGAAGGAGCTCCAGGCCAGGCAGGACTAGTGATCCGCCCTGGTTCCTGCCTGGTTCAGACACTTTGGGCAGACTGGCAGGCAACACCCTTGG GAGCCGTTGGAGCTCGGGGGTGAATGGTGGAGGCagcggtggtggcggcggcagcagcgggGGAGGCGGTGCCGGGGGTGGCAGCGGGAGCAgcggagctggaggaggtggtggcggcggcgggggtgggggaggtggcgGAGGCTCGTCCGGCCGCTCCTCCACAGCAGCGCGGGACTCGCGTCGGCAGACACGAGTCATCCGCACCGGCCGAGACCGCGGCTCCGGCCTGCTGGGCAGCCAGCCCCAGCCAGTCATCCCGGCCTCGGTCATCCCAGAGGAGCTGATTTCTCAG GCCCAGGTGGTTCTGCAGGGCAAGTCACGTAGTGTGATCATTCGTGAGCTGCAGCGCACCAACCTGGACGTGAACCTAGCTGTCAACAACCTGCTGAGCCGCGATGACGAGGACGGTGACGATGGTGACGACACAGCCAGCGAGTCTTACCTGCCTGGAG AAGACCTCATGTCACTGCTAGATGCAGACATCCACTCGGCTCACCCCAGCGTCATCATCGACGCAGACGCCATGTTCTCCGAGGACATAAGCTACTTCGGCTACCCCTCCTTTCGCCGATCCTCCCTGTCACGCCTCAGTTCCTCACGAG ttctccttctccccttaGAGCGCGACTCTGAGCTGCTGCGGGAGCGCGAGTCGGTGCTGAGGCTGCGGGAGCGCCGCTGGCTGGACGGCGCCTCCTTCGACGCCGAGCGCGGCTCCACCAGCCGCGAGGGCGAGCCCAACCTGGACAAGAAGAGCGCGCCGCTGCAGAGCCCCGTCTCCCTCAGCGAGGAGCTCCAGTGGTGGCCCGACAAG GATGGCACCCGGTTTGTGAGCATTGCCTCCTTGTACTCTGAGCTAGTAGCAGTGAGCTCCAAGGGAGAGCTCTATCAGTGGAAATGGAGTGACCCTGAACCCTACAGAAACGCACAG AATCCCTCGATCCATCACCCCCGGGTCACTTCCTTGGGCTTGACCAATGAGAAGATCACACTTCTGTCCGCCAACAGTATAAGAGCTACTGTAGCCACCGAGTCCAACAAG GTGGCGACGTGGGTGGACGACTCTCTGAGCACAGTGGCCTCCAAGCTGGAGCACGGAGCGCAGAGCTTCCCTGAGCTGCAGGGCGAGCGCATCGTCTCGCTCCATTGCTGCGCCCTCTACACCTGCGCGCAGCTGGAGAACAGCCTCTACTGGtg GGGTGTCGTGCCTTTTAGTCAGCGGAAGAAGATGCTTGAAAAGGCTCGAGCCAAGAACAAGAAGCCAAAGTCCAGTGCTGGCATCTCGTCCATCCCCAACATCACCGTGGGAACCCAG GTGTGCCTGAGGAATAACCCTCTGTACCATGCTGGAGCCGTGGCCTTCTCCGTCAATGCCGGCATCCCTAAGGTGGGCATGCTGCTGGAGTCGGTGTGGAACATGAACGAGAGCTGCAGGTTCCAGCTGCGCTCACCGGAGAGCCTCAAGAACATGGAGAAGAGCACCAAGACCCAGGAGACAAA GACGGAGAGCAAGCCTGAGCTAGTGAAGACTGAGATgggcccccctccctctcctgcgtCCACGTGCAGCGACGCCTCCTCCATCGCCAGCAGCGCCTCGCTGCCTTACA AGCGGCGGCGCTCCACACCCGCCCctaaggaggaggagaaagtcaACGAGGAGCAGTGGCCTCTGCGCGAGGTCGTGTTCGTGGAGGACGTTAAAAACGTCCCCGTGGGAAAG GTGCTAAAAGTCGATGGTGCGTATGTTGCTGTAAAATTTCCAGGGACCTCGAGCAGCGTGAGCAGCCAGAGCGCAGCTCCCACTGACTCTGACCCCTCCTCACTGCTGCAAGACTGCAGGCTCCTCAGAATAGATGAGctacag GTTGTAAAAACTGGTGGAACTCCTAAAGTTCCCGATTGCTTTCAGCGCACACCTAAAAAACTTTGCATCCCAGAAAAGGCTGAAATTCTAGCCGTGAATGTTGACTCCAAAG GAGTCCATGCCGTGTTGAAAACAGGCAGTTGGGTTAGGTACTGCATCTTTGACTTGGCAACTGGGAAAGCTGAGCAGGAGAATCATTTTCCGACCAGCAACCAGGCTTTTCTGGGTCAGAGTGAGCGCAACGTGGCCATCTTCACCGCAGGACAG GAATCTCCTATTATCCTGCGCGATGGCAATGGCACAATTTACCCCATGGCCAAAGACTGTATGGGTGGTATTAGAGACCCCGATTGGCTGGATCTGCCGCCCATCACTAGCTTGGGCATGGGAGTGCATTCTCTCGCCAATCTCCCCAGCAACTCTACCATCAAAAAGAAAGCTGCTGTCATCATCATGGCTGTAGAG aagcagACCCTGATGCAGCACGTGCTGCGCTGTGACTACGAGGCGTGCCGGCAGTACCTGGCCGGCCTGGAGCAGGCGGTGCTGCTGGAGCAGAACCCCCACGCACTCGATGCCCTGCTGGGCCATCGCTGCGACGGCAACCGCAACGTGCTGCACGCCTCCGTCTCTGTCTGCTTCCCCGTCAGCAACAAGGAGACCAAGGAGGAGGAAG AAGCCGAGCGCTCGGAGAGGAACACGTTTGCTGAGCGGCTGTCGGCGGTAGAGGCTATTGCTAACGCCATCTCGGTGGTGTCCAGCAACAGCTCTGGCAACAGGACTGGCTCGTCCAGCAGCAGAGG tcTGCGtctgagagagatgatgagacgCTCCCTCAGAGCTGCGGGCCTCGGACGCCACGAGTCTGGGCCCTCCTCCAGTGACCACCAGGACCCCGTGTCCCCTCCCATCGCACCCCCCAGCTGGGTGCCCGACCCCCCTCCCATGGATCCAG ATGGTGACATTGATTTCATCTTGGCCCCTGCAGTGGGCTCCCTCACCACCGCCTCCACCGGCACCAGCCAGGGCCCCAGCACCTCCACCATACCTG CAGGGCCATCGACGGAGCCCTCGGTGGTGGAGTCCAAAGATCGCAAGGCCAACGCTCACCTCATCCTCAAGCTCATGTGTGACAGCGTGGTGCTGCGGCCTCACTTGCGCCAGCTCCTCTCCGCCAA ggaTGCACGTGGAATGACTCCGTTCATGCTGGCAGTGAGTGGGAGAGCCTACCCAGCAGCCATCACGGTCCTGGAAGCTGCTCAGAAAATAGCCAAGG GCGAGTCTGGCAGCGGCGATAAGGAAGATGCGGACTCTCTGTTCATGGAGATGATTTGCCCGTCTGGCACCAACCCAGACGACTCGCCCCTCTACGTGCTATGCTGCAACGACACCTGCAGCTTCACCTGGACCGGCGCCGAGCACATCAATCAG gACATCTTTGAGTGCCGGACCTGTGGCCTGCTAGaatctctgtgctgctgcacaGAATGTGCCCGAGTCTGCCACAAGGGACACGACTGCAA GCTGAAGAGAACCTCTCCAACTGCGTACTGCGACTGCTGGGAGAAATGCAAGTGCAAGACACTGATTGCTGGGCAGAAAGCTGCTCGCCTGGACCTGCTCTACAGGCTCCTCACAACCACCAACCTCGTCACTACCCCCaacagcag GGGGGAGCACATCCTGCTGTTCCTGGTGCAGACAGTTGCCAGGCAGAGTGTGGAACACTGCCAGTACCGGCCGCCCCGCATCCGGGAGGACCGCAATCGCAAAGCTGCCAGCGCAGAGG ACTCGGACATGCCGGACCATGACCTGGAACCTCCACGCTTCGCCCAGCTGGCTCTGGAGCGCGTGCTGCAGGACTGGAACGCCCTCAAGTCCATGATCATGTTTGGCTCCCAAGAGAACAAAGACCC GCTGAGTGCCAGCAGCAGGATTGCCCACCTCCTCCCTGAGGAGCAGGTGTACCTGAACCAGCAGAGTGGCACCATCAGGCTGGACTGCTTCACCCACTGCCTCATCGTCAAGTGTGCCCCGGACATCACA ttcaTCGACACGCTCCTGGGCACACTGGTGAAGGAGCTGCAGAATAAGTACACCCCCGGGAGGAGGGATGAGGCGGTGATTGTCACCAGGAGGTTCCTGCGGTCGGTGGCCCGTGTGTTTGTCATCCTCAGCGTGGAGATGGCCTCAtccaagaagaagaa TAACTTCATCCCGCAGCCCATAGGGAAGTGCCGCCGTGTGTTCCAGGCCCTTCTCCCGTACGCGACGGAGGAGCTGTGTAACGTGGCCGAGTCTCTTATCGTGCCCGTGCGCATGGGCATCGCCCGGCCCACCGCCCCCTTCACACTGGCCAGCACCAGCATTGATGCCGTCCAGGGCAGCGAGGAGCTCTTCTCTGTGGAGCCGCTGCCACCCAGGCCCTCCCCAGACCAATCCAGCAA CTCCAGTCAAGCAGCCTCCTCCTACATCATCCgcaccccccagccccaccgCAGCAGCCAGTCCCAGCCTGTCCGCGGGCGGGACGAGGAGCAGGACGACATCGTGTCCGCTGATGTAGAGGAG GTGGAGGTTGTGGAGGGTGTCGCAGGAGAGGAGGATCACCATGACGAccaggaggagcagggagaAGAGAACGCAGAGGCTGAGGGTCAACACGATGAGCATGATGAGGATG GAAGTGACATGGAGTTGGATCTCCTCGCTGCTGCTGAGACcgagagtgacagtgagagtaACCACAGCAACCAGGACAATGCTAGTGGGCGGAGAAGCGTCGTCACGGCAGCAACTGCTGGATCTGAAGCAG GTGCCAGCAGTGTCCCTGCCTTCTTTTCAGAGGACGACTCGCAGTCCAACGACTCGAGCGACtcggacagcagcagcagccagagcGACGACGTGGACCAGGAGACGTTCCTGGTGGACGAGCCGCTGGAGAGGACCACGGGCATGGCGCACGCCAACAGCGCTGCCCAGGCGCCGCGCTCCATGCAGTGGGCCGTCCGCACCACACCCAACCAGCGGACCGCCGGGGGCGCCCCCTCTAGCACCTCCACCCCTGCAGGTCAGAGAGCGCTCCCTCCCCAACCAG CGAGCTCCACGGGCCTGATCTACATCGACCCGTCCAACCTGCGCCGCAGCAGTGCCATCAGCAACAGCGCAGCGGTCGCCGCCGCCGCCCTGGAGGCCAGCAACTCCAGCAGCTACCTGACGTCCGCCAGCAGCCTGGCCCGCGCCTACAGCATCGTCATCAGGCAGATCTCCGACCTCATGGGCCTCATCCCCAaatacaaccacctggtctacTCCCAGTATCCTGCAGCCGTCAAACTCACCTACCAGGACGCTGTCAACCTGCAG AACTTCGTGGAAGACAAACTGATCCCCACCTGGAACTGGATGGTGTCCATCATGGACTCCACGGAGGCCCAGCTGCGCTACGGCTCAGCGCTGTCCTCCGCAGGGGACCCAGGCCATCCCAGCCACCCGCTGCACGCGTCCCAACACGCCGGCCGCCGAGAGCGCATGACCGCCCGTGAGGAGGCCAGTCTACGCACGCTGGAGGGCCGCAG ACGGGCAGCCACCCTGCTAACCGCTCGACAGGGCATGATGTCGGCCCGGGGAGACTTCCTGAACTACGCCCTGTCGCTGATGCGCTCACACAACGACGAGCACTCAGACGTGCTGCCCGTGCTGGACGTGTGCTCGCTCAAGCACGTGGCCTACGTTTTCCAGGCTCTCATCTACTGGATCAAGGCCATGAACCAGCAGACCACGCTGGACACACCACAGATGGACCGGAAGAG GAATCGAGAGATTCTGGAGCTCGGTTTGGACAATGAAGATTCAGAGCACGAGAACGACGAGGACACCAATCAGA GTTTTGCATTGGAATACCAAGAGGGACACAAGAGGAAGGCAGTTAGGCAGAAACACGGCAAAAAGAAGCGGGCAGCTGTGAAAG GTTCTACGCTGCAAGACAAGGATGACGATCCGGTCCCCGCTGAAACGGGACAGAATCACTCCTTCTTCCGGCGCTCCGATTCCATGACCTTCCTGGGCTGCATCCCACCCAATCCCTTCGAAGTGCCCCTGGCCGAGGCCATCCCACTGGCCGATCAGCCCCACCTGTTACAG cCCAATGCCAGGAAGGAGGACCTGTTTGGTCGCCCCAGCCAGGGCTTGTACTCGTCCTCTTACATGGCCAGCAAAGGCCTGGCCGACATGTCAGCGGATAGAAACTGCTTAGAG ATTCTGCCCACTAAGATGTCGTACTCGGCCAACATGAAGAACGTGATGAGCATGGAGCTGCGTCCCAGGGAGGAGCTCGCTGCCGCGGAGCAGGAGATGGACACCTCCAAGCCTGGCCCCTCCCCCCACGACCTGGCTGCCCAGCTCAAGAGCAGCCTGCTGGCTGAGATCGGCCTGACCGAGAGCGACGGACCCCCTCTACCCTCCTTCAG acCCCACTGTAGTTTCATGGGAATGGTGATCTCTCATGACATGCTGCTGGGCCGCTGGCGTCTCTCCCTGGAGCTGTTTGGAAGAGTGTTCATGGAGGACGTGGGGGCTGAGCCAGGATCG ATCCTGACAGAGCTGGGTGGCTTTGAGGTGAAAGAGTCCAAATTCCGGCGGGAGATGGAGAAGCTGCGCAACCTGCAGTCGCGTGATCTGGCGCTTGAGGTGGACCGCGACCGCGACCAGCTCATCCAGCAGACCATGCGGCAGCTCAACACGCACTTTGGCCGCCGCTGCACCACCACGCCCATGGCTGTGCACCGTGTCAAGGTCACCTTCAAGGACGAGCCGGGCGAGGGGAGCGGTGTGGCACGCAGCTTCTACACGGCCATTGCCCAGGCCTTCCTGTCCAACGAGAAGCTGCCCAACCTGGACTGCGTGCAGAGCGTCAGCAAGGGCATGCAGGCCAGCA atctcATGCAGCGACTGAGGAACAGAgatcgagagagggagagaaggagtgggggGCTTCGAGCCGGCTCCCGGCGGGATCGCGACAG GGACTCCAGAAGGCAGCTGTCCATCGACACACGGCCCTTCAGGCCTGCGTCCGAAGGGAACCCCAGCGACGAGCCGGACCCGCTGccggcacacagacaggcactggGAGAACGGCTGTACCCTCGTGTGCACGCCATGCAACCG GCGTTTGCCAGTAAAATCACAGGGATGCTGCTAGAGCTGTCCCCtgctcagctgctgctgctcctggccAGTGAGGACTCCCTGAGAGCCCGCGTGGAGGAGGCCATGGAGCTCCTCATTGCACATGGAAG GGAAAATGGTGCTGACAGCATATTGGACCTCGGTGTCCTGGATGCCCCTGAGAAAGCACAG CAGGAGAACAGGAAGAGGCATGGCTCCACCCGCAGCGTGGTGGACATGGAGCTGGACGACCCTGATGACGGGGACGACAACGCCCCTCTGTTCTACCAGCCGGGTAAACGGGGCTTCTACTCCCCACGACCAGGCAAGAACACGGAGGCCAGACTCAACTGCTTCCGCAACATCGGCAG AATACTAGGACTTTGTCTGCTGCAGAATGAACTGTGCCCTATTACTTTGAATAGACACGTCATCAAAGTCCTGCTCGGGAGAAAG GTGAACTGGCATGACTTTGCCTTCTTTGACCCGGTAATGTACGAGAGCTTGCGGCAGCTAATCCTCCACTCCCAGGCTGGGGAGGCAGAGGCGGTGTTCTCAGCCATGGATCTGGCCTTTGCCATCGACCTCTGTAAAGAGGAAGGCGCTGGACAG GTGGAGCTCTTGACTGGTGGGGTGAACATGCCGGTCACCCCTTTGAATGTTTATGAGTATGTTAGGAAGTATGCAGAACACAGGATGCTGGTGGTTGCGGAGCAGCCTCTGCAT